CTGATCGACAGCAAGCGCCTGTTTTGAGCGGGCCGCGGAGAGGACGAAGATGAGCGACTGCCTGTTCTGTAAGATCGCGAACAAGACCATCCCGGCGCAGGTCGTATACGAGGACGACCGCGCGCTCGCCTTTCGCGACATCAATCCCGCGGCCCCCACCCACGTGCTGGTCATTCCGCGTCGCCACATCGCCACTATTGACGATGCACAACCGGGCGACGAAGCGGAGATGGGGCACTTGTTCCTGGTGGCCGCAGCGGTTGCGCGACAAGAAGGGCTGGAGCGCGGCTACCGGACAGTGATGAACTGCAAGGCCGACGCTGGGCAAAGCGTGTTCCACGTCCACCTGCACGTGCTCGGCGGCAGAGCGCTGGGCTGGCCGCCGATGCCCTCGTGAGCGAGCACCGGAGCCCGAATCGGACTCAAAGGCCACCCGAGGCCTGAGCGGATCTGCTATGAGGAGCTGATGGAAATCCGACGCATGCAGGACGGCGATTTGGACGCCGTGGCGCAGCTCTACCTGGACTCCTACGAAGTGAGTTGGACCCGAGAGGGCGCGCGCGCGTACATCGACAAGTTCTTCCGCTTCGAGCCGGGCAGCTGTTTCGTGGCTGTCGAGGGCGATGGCGTGGTGGGAGCCGTCATGGGGTACTCTTTCGAACGCGAGTTCGGCCTGGTGCTGTTCATCCAGGAGCTGATGGTCCACCCCGGTACTCGGCACCACGGCGTCGCGAAGAAGCTGGTGAGCGCCCTGAGAGAATCCTCCGGCAAGCGCCCCAGCCGAGTGAAGGTGAAGCCCCTGGTCAAGGCGGACACCGGTGTCCTCAATTTCTACAATTCCCTCGGATTCGAGCGGGACAAGAGCGTCAGCTTCTCTTTCGACGAGGACTGAGAGCGGGTCTCAGGTCCTCGATTCGGTCTCGAGGCCGCTCCCCAAAGCACCGTCCCGCGCCGTGACCTGCTGAGGTTGGCTCCGCGCCCGCTCCGTGCTAGCGGTGCGTCGTCGTTCGAGCCCCATCACTTGGGGGCAGGACACCATGTCCTGCGCGGGGAAGCCGGTGTGAGTCCGGCACGGAGCCGCCGCTGTAACCCTATTGAACTGCATCGGTCGAATGCCACTGGCCCACCGGCTGGGAAGGCGACCGGATCGCAAGGGAAGTCAGAACACCTCCTCGACGACGCTCGCACCATGTGGTGTGGGCGCCTCTAGCCTGGGCGCGTGCCTCGCCCGAGGAGCGAATCATGAAGTCGGCTGCGTATCTGGGACTGCCCCTCCTGTGTTGGTCCCTGGCAGGCTGCGGTGACTCCAGCGACGACCCCGCGGGGACCGGCGCGAGCCCGGAGCTTCAGACCTACGATCCCGGCCCGATCGTGTGCGGAGCCGGGAGCGTGCATTTCGCTTCGCATGCGCTCCAGCACAGCTTTGGCCCCGGGCAGAACGCCGGGCAAAATCGCTTCCCCACGCCTCTGCTCGGCGGTCCTCGGGGGGCCGGGTGCTGTGCCGGTTCCCTCGACGTCGTGTCCTTGGGCAACGGCGGCAGCGTGGTGCTCGCCTTCGCTCACAACGCCATCGTCGACGGTCCCGGCGATGATTTCGTGGTTTTCGAGAACGCCTTTTTCGTCGACGGAGATGAAGGTCGGGTGTTCGCCGAGTTGGCCGAAGTCGCGGTCAGTGAAGACGGTGAAGTTTGGCACGCGTTTCCTTGCGACGCCGTGGCACCTCCCTACGATCGCTGTGCGGGCGTGGCGCCGGTGTACGCGAACGTTGACGACAACTCGATCGATCCGCTGGGCAAGGATGCCGGGGGCGATCGCTTCGACCTGGCGGAGCTGGGGCTCGAGCGCGCGAGGTACGTCAAGATCACCGACCGCGCGGACATCGCCGGGATGAACGGCGTGTTCGATCTGGATGCAGTCGCGATCCTGAACGCCGAGTGCCCGTGATTGGGGCGCGTCGGCACGTCGCGCTGCCGCAGTTCGAGGCGCGCAGGACGCGCGTACTCGGCTGTCACATGGCATTCGCGGTGACCCTGCTGGCGGCTCCTCGGCTTTTCGCGCAGCAGGACGACAGCGATGCGACGCGGGAGGTCGTCGTGCACGGGCAGCGCAAACCGCTCCATGGTGCTCGTGACGAGAGTGTGAGTTCGTCGCGCATTCCCCGCGAGCGATTGACCCGTCCCGGCGCAGACGCTTCGACGGTGCTTGCGGAGACGCCCGGCGCCCAGCTCACCCGATCGGGCTCCGGCGCCGAGCTGTCGACCCTCAGCTTGCGCGCCACCTCCAGCGCCCAGACGCCGGTATTTCTTGGGGGTGTGCGCTTGAACGACGACTTGACCGGCACTGCCGACGTGAGCCGCGTTCCCTTGTGGATGCTCGATCGAATCGAAGTCTATCGCGGCGGCGCGCCAACGGCGCTCTCGCAATGGGGCATCGGTGGCGCGGTGGTTTTCGAGCCGCGCGTGCCTCGATTCAGCGGCCTCCACGCAGGCGGAGCCGTCGGTAGCTTCGGCATGCGGTCCACGTCGGTCGGCGCATCCGCGCGGGGAGCCGACGGCAGTGCCTCCCTAGGACTCAGACTTGCCGCCGCCGACAACGACTTCAGCTACTTGGACGATGGTGGCACGGCGTTCGATGGCAGCGATGACCGCGTGCGGGTGCGTCACAACGCGGATCATCGGGAAACGGATGTGTGGTCCCTGGGCGAGTGGCGGCTTGGGCGCGTTCGGGTGCAGAGCACGCTCAACGCCTTCGACCGCGAGCAGGGGGCAGCCGGGATCGCGCTGATCCCGGCGGAACGCGCACGCTCGCACACGCGGCGTTTGTTGCTCGGCACGGAGGCCCTGGTCCCCTGCGCGCGCGCGGCGCGGTGTGAGTTGAGCTTTGCGACGGACGCGCTCTGGACCAGCCACGCCGTGAGCGACCCGGACCGCGAGTTGGGGCTTGGCGCCAGCTACACGCGCCTCGTGGGCATTCGCCTAGGCCAAAGCGCGAGGCTCCTCGGGGAGCTGGGACCCATCGTTGCGGTGGCGGGGCTACGCGCGGAACACTCGGCATTGCAGAGCGATGTCGGGAACGCGTCGCGGGCCTTGCGTCGTTCCGCTCGCAGCAGCGGTGAGGTGCGGGCGGCGTTGACCGAGCAGTTGACCCTGGTGGTCGCTGGCGCCGCGGAGATGCACTCGACTCGAGGTACCGACGGCCGCGAGCACGCTGCGCTGAGCCCCTTCGCGCGCGGAGCCTTCCTGCTTTCCTTGCTGCGCGAACTGACCTTGCGCGCCAGCGCAACCTGGGCCGAACGCCCCCCGACGTTGGGCGAGCTCTATGGGGTATCGGCGGTGTCCCTGGGCAATTCCGAGCTCCAGGCAGAGCGCGCGCTGTCGGCGGAGCTCGGTGTCTCCACTCGCGCTCGGGGCGTAGCCGGGGAGTTCGAGGCGGATCTGGCGGGCTTTTGCCGCGATACCAACGAGTTGATTGCTTTCCGTCGCTCGGGATTCGGGGTGCTGCGCCCCTTCAACCTCGGCTCGACTCGGGTGCTGGGCGCGGAGCTCTCGGCCCGGGCAGATCTGGTCCAGCACCTGGAACTGGATGCTGCCGTCACGGCCATGGAGCCGCGCGACATCAGCGCAGACCGAACGACGACGAACGACTTGTTGCCGTTCCAGTCGCGGCTCACCAGCTACGGTCGCGTCGGCGGCTACGTAGCGTTCGAGCGTGGAGCGGTGTCGCGGACTTCCCTGGGTATGTCCCTGCGCACTCGTTCGAGCCGCGTTGCTGATCCAGCGGGACTCATCGTGCTCCCCGGGTCGGAGATCGTCAGCGCCGACGCAGCGATCGCGCTGCTCGATCAGCACCTGCGACTGCGCGCGGCGGCGGAGAACCTCTTCGATCAGCGCGAGCTGGACCTGCTCGGCTTCCCACTGCCGGGGCGCGCGGTATTCGTCGGAGCGGAGCTGGCGCTTGCGCTGCGGTAGGCGTGCGCGGCGTGCAGATCGCGCGTATGCCACGCTCATGTCGCGCGCACGCTACGCTCCGTCCTAGCGCATGCCGCGCGCAGCTCCGCCAGAACTAGCTCGAGAGCACGTCGTAGCTCACGCCCTGGGGTGCGAGCGCGTCCAGGATGCGGCGCGCGCCGAAGGCCTCGGCGGAAGACACGACGCCCGCGTGAAGGGGCGCCGTGTCCGCCAGCCACGCTCCGCCCTGGGCCGCCAAGATCCCTGTTATCCCGTAGGGATCCGCTCCCCGAACGCTCACGGACGCGCGCCCATGGGCCTGTCGGCCGCGCGCCAACACCGTGAAGGTCTGTACGAGGCGAGCCGCTTCGCTGGGTCCCTCGGAGCCCGAATCAATGCGCGTGTCCACCCAATCGAGCAGTCCGGTGCGTTGCATGGCCGCGACTCCCCGACGCGCTGCCCACACGCCCATTGCGGACCAAGCGACGGCCTTGGGAAGGACGAGGTTCGTGGTCACGTCGCGGACGCTCGGATACTGACGCGACAAGAACAGCGCCTCGGTGCCGGGGAAGGGGACGGCCAAGGAGTCTCGCTCGCGCCCGGGCATTCGCACGCGCATCGGTACGGGACTAGGCCCCCGCTCGACCAGGCGACCGCGGCGTCGAATCAATGCCGGTTCGCCGAGGGCGGCCAAGCCGGACTTCTGCGTGCCTCGCGACGTGCCGTTGCCGGCGACGAAGTTGAACACGTCCACGGTGTGCGTGTCGGGATAGGCATCGCAGAGCACGCTGGCAGCGCTGATGCCCAACGCAAACTCGAACGCGTGCGCGTTGACGACCGCCAGGCGCTTGGCCTTGGCGAGGCCGTGATAGCGCTCGATCAGCCGAGCCACGTAGGCTTGTTCGCCCGTGGTATCTACGAAATGAGCGCCGGCTTCGAGGGCGGCCCGCACCACTGGCTCGCCGTGTTTCAGGAACGGCCCGGCCGTGGAGACGATCACCCGTGCGCCCCGCGCCATCTCCTCCAAGCTGCGCGGATCCTGGGTGTCTGCGATGCGGTAGGGACGCCGCACGCGGTCTGCGAGCTCTGCCACTCGCTCTTCGTTGCGCCCCGCCACGACCCAGTCGTCGCGCCCCATCTCCACTAGCGCGTTCACCACGAGCTGTCCCGTGAACCCCGTGGCTCCATAGACGACGATCATCGGGCGGCAGGATGGCACAGCTCACGACCCGGCGTCGCCCAAAGCTGTGCGCCTTGACGGTTGGGCTCGGGCTTCGGCGGGCTGGGGCTTGGGGCCAGGCCGCACTTCGAGGTTGCTACAGCAGCCAATAGCAGACCAGGGACAGGCCTACCGCGCCGCCCAGGTTGATGAGCAGCCCGGTGCGTGCCATCTCGGCCGTGGTGATCCGCTCCGTGCCGAAGACGATGGCGTTCGGAGCCGTGGCAACTGGAAGCATGAAGGCGCAGCTGGCCGAGAGGGCCGCGGGCACCATCAGCAACTTGGGATCGATCCCTGCGCCCGTGGCCGCCGCCGCCAGGACTGGCATGAGCAGGGTGGCGGTTGCCGTGTTGCTCGTCACCTCCGTCAAGAAGGTCACGCTCAGGCAGATCACCGCGATCATCGCCAGTACCGGTAGCGTCGACACTTGCGAAAGCGCGTT
This DNA window, taken from Polyangiaceae bacterium, encodes the following:
- a CDS encoding TonB-dependent receptor — its product is MAFAVTLLAAPRLFAQQDDSDATREVVVHGQRKPLHGARDESVSSSRIPRERLTRPGADASTVLAETPGAQLTRSGSGAELSTLSLRATSSAQTPVFLGGVRLNDDLTGTADVSRVPLWMLDRIEVYRGGAPTALSQWGIGGAVVFEPRVPRFSGLHAGGAVGSFGMRSTSVGASARGADGSASLGLRLAAADNDFSYLDDGGTAFDGSDDRVRVRHNADHRETDVWSLGEWRLGRVRVQSTLNAFDREQGAAGIALIPAERARSHTRRLLLGTEALVPCARAARCELSFATDALWTSHAVSDPDRELGLGASYTRLVGIRLGQSARLLGELGPIVAVAGLRAEHSALQSDVGNASRALRRSARSSGEVRAALTEQLTLVVAGAAEMHSTRGTDGREHAALSPFARGAFLLSLLRELTLRASATWAERPPTLGELYGVSAVSLGNSELQAERALSAELGVSTRARGVAGEFEADLAGFCRDTNELIAFRRSGFGVLRPFNLGSTRVLGAELSARADLVQHLELDAAVTAMEPRDISADRTTTNDLLPFQSRLTSYGRVGGYVAFERGAVSRTSLGMSLRTRSSRVADPAGLIVLPGSEIVSADAAIALLDQHLRLRAAAENLFDQRELDLLGFPLPGRAVFVGAELALALR
- a CDS encoding histidine triad nucleotide-binding protein, which produces MSDCLFCKIANKTIPAQVVYEDDRALAFRDINPAAPTHVLVIPRRHIATIDDAQPGDEAEMGHLFLVAAAVARQEGLERGYRTVMNCKADAGQSVFHVHLHVLGGRALGWPPMPS
- a CDS encoding GNAT family N-acetyltransferase, which produces MEIRRMQDGDLDAVAQLYLDSYEVSWTREGARAYIDKFFRFEPGSCFVAVEGDGVVGAVMGYSFEREFGLVLFIQELMVHPGTRHHGVAKKLVSALRESSGKRPSRVKVKPLVKADTGVLNFYNSLGFERDKSVSFSFDED
- a CDS encoding saccharopine dehydrogenase NADP-binding domain-containing protein, which produces MIVVYGATGFTGQLVVNALVEMGRDDWVVAGRNEERVAELADRVRRPYRIADTQDPRSLEEMARGARVIVSTAGPFLKHGEPVVRAALEAGAHFVDTTGEQAYVARLIERYHGLAKAKRLAVVNAHAFEFALGISAASVLCDAYPDTHTVDVFNFVAGNGTSRGTQKSGLAALGEPALIRRRGRLVERGPSPVPMRVRMPGRERDSLAVPFPGTEALFLSRQYPSVRDVTTNLVLPKAVAWSAMGVWAARRGVAAMQRTGLLDWVDTRIDSGSEGPSEAARLVQTFTVLARGRQAHGRASVSVRGADPYGITGILAAQGGAWLADTAPLHAGVVSSAEAFGARRILDALAPQGVSYDVLSS